In Paenibacillus hexagrammi, the following are encoded in one genomic region:
- a CDS encoding efflux RND transporter periplasmic adaptor subunit, translating into MYTKRNTAIIALIAIMLTVSGCGAAPAGTASETPVAAMPKVVKVSDVQKMKWEDSAELAADVIPFVELDVVAKVSGDVVDILKKRGDSVNKDDAILEVDQTDIAREKEKVDAALQAANEQYDKAKRDLADSKKEINLSIAKAELSISDLSGITQECATILMKVSVSKGI; encoded by the coding sequence ATGTACACCAAACGAAATACCGCTATCATAGCCCTGATAGCCATCATGTTAACCGTCTCTGGATGCGGCGCAGCGCCTGCAGGGACAGCTTCCGAGACGCCTGTGGCAGCTATGCCGAAAGTGGTCAAGGTTAGCGATGTACAGAAGATGAAGTGGGAAGACAGCGCAGAGCTGGCGGCCGACGTCATTCCTTTTGTTGAGCTTGATGTCGTAGCTAAAGTCAGCGGCGATGTGGTTGACATTCTTAAGAAACGCGGAGATTCCGTTAATAAGGATGACGCGATTCTGGAGGTTGATCAGACGGATATCGCCCGAGAAAAGGAAAAGGTAGACGCAGCGCTGCAGGCGGCGAACGAACAGTATGACAAAGCGAAACGGGATTTGGCCGACAGCAAAAAAGAGATCAATCTCTCTATTGCGAAAGCGGAGCTGTCTATTTCGGATTTGAGCGGGATTACGCAAGAATGCGCAACAATTTTGATGAAGGTATCGGTGAGCAAAGGGATCTGA
- a CDS encoding efflux RND transporter periplasmic adaptor subunit, which yields MRNNFDEGIGEQRDLTSMETKLDQAKMDLEILQDKKKTLETSNPLSQAEYQLKQAQISQEEWERTQSYYTVKAPISGVLTYMPAEVGMTLQPGLQLAKVQQQNPVKIKANLTEAYWQLLQNKEELSFTDPATGESFTGKVIYLSSTADLQTKTFELQLQADNEQGKLKPGSRVQLQINQSGTIESLAVPSEAVVRENGQVFVYVISGDQAQKRVVKTGKEKDGKLEITSGLEATDKVVTEGQLRLQDGEKVSVSQP from the coding sequence ATGCGCAACAATTTTGATGAAGGTATCGGTGAGCAAAGGGATCTGACATCGATGGAGACCAAGCTGGATCAGGCTAAAATGGATCTAGAGATCCTTCAGGACAAGAAGAAGACGCTCGAAACAAGCAATCCTCTCAGCCAAGCGGAATACCAGCTCAAGCAAGCTCAGATCTCACAGGAAGAATGGGAGCGCACGCAATCCTATTATACGGTTAAAGCACCGATCAGCGGTGTGCTCACCTACATGCCTGCAGAGGTCGGAATGACCTTGCAGCCGGGACTTCAGCTAGCGAAGGTACAGCAGCAAAATCCGGTGAAGATCAAAGCAAACCTGACGGAAGCTTATTGGCAATTGCTGCAGAATAAGGAAGAACTGAGCTTTACGGATCCCGCAACGGGAGAGTCTTTTACCGGTAAAGTAATTTATCTCTCTTCCACAGCTGATTTACAAACCAAAACGTTCGAGCTGCAGCTCCAAGCGGATAACGAGCAGGGGAAGCTGAAACCAGGCAGCAGAGTCCAGCTTCAGATCAATCAATCCGGCACCATCGAGTCATTGGCAGTCCCCAGCGAGGCGGTTGTTCGGGAGAACGGTCAAGTCTTTGTTTACGTGATTAGCGGTGATCAAGCGCAAAAGCGTGTCGTCAAGACAGGCAAAGAAAAAGACGGCAAGCTGGAAATCACTTCCGGTCTGGAAGCAACCGATAAAGTCGTAACCGAAGGACAGCTTAGATTGCAGGACGGGGAGAAAGTCTCTGTCTCGCAGCCATAA
- a CDS encoding TetR/AcrR family transcriptional regulator, with protein sequence MPKDNELTKQKLLAAAVEMFTENGYYDTKISDIVKKAGVAQGTFYLYFQTKESIFTSIIKETNERMIHQIDHIFADHVSPEMSEDELKQRLYETISGCMSLYREHKAIVYMMRIHGSSQFAEAQRVAAECDESLLSIIIKLFKKFHLFPEYDQFQYQVAASAINGMMNETCMQYVILRDATDEDISKISRVVTQMIYDMTVGKECKS encoded by the coding sequence ATGCCAAAGGATAACGAGCTAACCAAACAGAAGCTGTTGGCAGCGGCTGTTGAAATGTTTACGGAAAACGGGTATTACGATACAAAAATTTCCGACATTGTCAAAAAAGCGGGCGTCGCCCAAGGAACGTTTTATTTATATTTTCAAACGAAAGAGAGCATTTTTACTTCAATTATTAAAGAGACCAACGAGAGAATGATTCATCAGATCGATCATATTTTTGCCGATCACGTCTCTCCGGAAATGTCTGAAGACGAATTGAAGCAGCGCCTTTACGAGACGATCTCAGGCTGTATGAGCTTGTATAGAGAACACAAAGCGATTGTGTATATGATGCGGATTCACGGCTCCTCCCAATTTGCTGAAGCGCAGCGGGTGGCGGCTGAATGTGATGAGAGCTTATTAAGCATTATTATCAAGCTTTTTAAGAAATTTCATTTATTTCCCGAGTATGACCAGTTCCAGTATCAGGTTGCCGCAAGCGCGATCAACGGTATGATGAATGAAACATGCATGCAGTACGTCATCTTGCGGGATGCGACGGATGAAGACATTAGCAAGATCTCAAGGGTCGTCACCCAAATGATTTATGATATGACAGTCGGTAAAGAATGCAAGTCGTGA